In Leucoraja erinacea ecotype New England chromosome 11, Leri_hhj_1, whole genome shotgun sequence, the following are encoded in one genomic region:
- the neurog1 gene encoding neurogenin-1 codes for MECLHSDYENSELSFPMTDEEDSVSFIISSPISSAGNSSAALSAGQAPGSACERPDDARDKKRKPRGRSRAKPQGGVHLVKRSRRTKANDRERNRMHNLNSALDNLRGVLPTFPDDAKLTKIETLRFAHNYIWALSETLRLADQCVDGGRKPAMLPAYLKALEPPSPGSDAGSWLTTPSSSPATTCTSNPTSPSNSEDYSYKRQSDSFFPFRTIQKEFLNEVSYFNDYH; via the coding sequence ATGGAGTGCTTACATTCCGATTATGAAAACAGCGAGCTCTCTTTCCCAATGACAGACGAAGAAGACAGCGTGAGTTTCATCATTTCGTCGCCCATCTCGTCGGCGGGCAACTCTTCAGCCGCGCTGTCGGCAGGACAGGCACCAGGCTCAGCCTGCGAGCGCCCGGACGATGCGAGGGACAAGAAGCGCAAGCCGAGGGGTCGGTCGAGGGCGAAGCCTCAGGGCGGCGTGCACCTGGTGAAGAGAAGCCGGAGAACCAAGGCCAACGACCGCGAGAGGAACCGCATGCACAACCTGAACTCGGCCCTCGACAACCTCCGCGGCGTCCTGCCCACCTTCCCCGACGACGCCAAGCTCACCAAGATCGAAACGCTGCGATTCGCTCACAACTACATCTGGGCTCTGTCCGAAACTCTGCGGTTGGCCGACCAGTGCGTGGACGGTGGCAGAAAGCCGGCGATGCTGCCCGCTTACCTGAAAGCACTGGAGCCTCCTAGCCCCGGCAGCGACGCGGGATCCTGGCTGACCACGCCGTCCTCCTCCCCCGCGACCACTTGTACCTCCAACCCCACCAGCCCTTCCAACTCCGAGGACTACTCGTACAAAAGACAAtcagacagcttcttcccattccGCACTATACAGAAAGAGTTCCTCAACGAGGTGTCTTACTTCAATGATTATCACTGA